The Euphorbia lathyris chromosome 2, ddEupLath1.1, whole genome shotgun sequence genome includes a window with the following:
- the LOC136219501 gene encoding eukaryotic translation initiation factor has translation MACEEAAIEATITEPTTVAIEQQLPHKLERKWTFWFDNQSKPKQGAAWGTSLRNIFTFDTVEEFWCLYDQIFKPSKLTANADFHLFKAGVEPKWEDPECANGGKWSVTCSRKAMLDTMWLETLMALIGEQFDDSGDICGVVASVRQRQDKLALWTKSATNEAAQMGIGKKWKELLDVTDKITYSFHDDSRRDRSVKSRYNV, from the exons ATGGCATGCGAAGAAGCTGCGATAGAAGCAACCATCACAGAGCCAACAACGGTTGCAATAGAGCAGCAGCTTCCCCATAAGCTTGAGAGAAAGTGGACTTTTTGGTTTGATAATCAATCCAAGCCCAAACAAGGCGCCGCCTGGGGTACCTCTCTCCGCAACATATTCACTTTCGATACCGTCGAAGAATTTTGGTG TTTGTATGACCAAATATTCAAGCCCAGCAAACTCACGGCAAATGCAGATTTCCACTTATTTAAAGCTGGAGTTGAACCAAAATGGGAAGATCCTGAGTGTGCTAATGGAGGGAAATGGAGTGTTACATGTAGTAGGAAGGCTATGCTTGATACCATGTGGCTAGAGACA TTGATGGCTTTGATTGGGGAACAATTTGATGACTCGGGTGATATTTGTGGCGTGGTTGCAAGTGTTCGGCAAAGGCAAGACAAACTTGCATTATGGACCAAGTCAGCAACAAATGAGGCTGCTCAG ATGGGAATTGGCAAGAAGTGGAAAGAGCTCCTTGATGTCACTGATAAGATCACATACAGCTTCCAT GACGATTCTAGAAGAGACAGATCTGTCAAAAGCCGATACAATGTATGA
- the LOC136219502 gene encoding protein PROTON GRADIENT REGULATION 5, chloroplastic: MATSISATGFKSGFSTCSFKVGEDYGMFIRSMPNHVSVGKPKRLPPMMKNVNEGKGIFAPLVVVARNVIGKKRFNQFRGKAIALHSQVITEFCKSIGADSKQRQGLIRLAKKNGEKLGFLA; this comes from the exons ATGGCTACTTCAATTTCAGCAACTGGGTTTAAATCAGGTTTCAGTACTTGTTCATTTAAGGTGGGTGAAGATTATGGTATGTTTATAAGGTCTATGCCAAACCATGTAAGTGTAGGAAAGCCAAAAAGATTGCCTCCAATGATGAAGAATGTTAATGAAGGgaaaggtatttttgcacctctTGTTGTTGTTGCACGCAATGTTATTGGCAAGAAAAGGTTCAATCAGTTTAGAGGCAAAGCAATTGCCTTGCACTCACAG GTGATAACTGAATTCTGCAAATCAATAGGAGCAGACTCAAAACAAAGGCAAGGACTCATAAGATTGGCGAAGAAAAATGGGGAGAAACTTGGATTTCTTGCTTGA
- the LOC136219499 gene encoding pentatricopeptide repeat-containing protein At4g19890 has protein sequence MVSLLALNFHGVKPKFSSPSILKFCCWNSHSLLSAKCLCVCSQNTDDYNSNSNSLSASSPPPAQSSIRSVCSLVCESYYRQISYLRSSPSKLTLQIDPDSLTHDQVTTIVASLAQEAGSMVALSFFYWAIGFPKFRHFMRLYIISATSFISNGNSDRAREVMHYMVTSFSEIGRFKEAVDMVIQMQNHGLTLNARTLNFVVEVALVLDSVDYAEDMFDEMRVRGVCPDSTSYKLMVIYFCRIGRISDADRWLRDMVERGFVVDNATCTLVISTFCDKGLMNRVFWYFNKWNEMGLKPNLINFTSLINALCRRGSMKQAFEMLEEMVTKGWKPNVYTHTALIDGLCKKGWTEKAFRLFLKLVRSDNYKPNVHTYTCMINGYCKEAKLNRAEMLLSRMKEQGLVPNANTYTCLIGAHSKTGNFERAYELMEVMRKEGSTPTIFTYNALVDSLCKRGRFPEAYKLLRTGLKSGLQADRATHTILISELCRQADSKQALAFFSRMFKVGLQPDMHTYNVLIGAFCRQKRMEESEKLFEDAVRLGLIPTKETYTSMICGYCRNRNVSSAFKIFRKMKDNDCTPDSVTYGALISGLCYDSKLDEACQLYETMMDKGLNPCEVTRLTLAYEYCKQDDSATAMVLLERLENKLWIRTVNTLIRKLCSEKKVGVAALFFRKLLDRDRNVDRVTLTAFTTACYESNKYTLVSDLTGRISSGIG, from the coding sequence ATGGTATCGCTTCTCGCTCTCAACTTCCATGGAGTTAAACCCAAATTCTCATCTCCATCCATCCTCAAATTTTGCTGCTGGAACTCTCACTCCCTATTGTCTGCTAAATGCCTATGTGTTTGCAGCCAAAATACTGATGATTATAATTCTAATTCAAATTCACTTTCTGCATCATCACCACCACCTGCGCAATCTTCTATTAGATCAGTTTGTTCACTGGTCTGTGAATCATATTATCGACAAATCTCTTACTTGAGATCATCACCTTCAAAACTCACTCTCCAAATCGATCCTGATTCTTTGACCCATGACCAGGTCACTACGATTGTTGCTTCACTTGCGCAGGAAGCGGGTTCCATGGTGGCATTGAGTTTCTTCTATTGGGCAATTGGGTTCCCTAAATTTCGCCATTTTATGAGGTTGTACATCATCTCCGCTACTTCTTTTATAAGCAATGGCAATTCGGATAGAGCCCGTGAAGTGATGCATTATATGGTGACAAGTTTTTCTGAGATTGGGAGGTTTAAGGAGGCTGTTGATATGGTTATTCAGATGCAAAACCATGGGTTAACATTGAATGCTCGAACATTGAATTTCGTGGTCGAGGTTGCTCTTGTTTTGGATTCGGTAGATTACGCAGAGGACATGTTCGACGAAATGCGTGTTAGAGGGGTTTGTCCTGATTCTACAAGTTATAAGTTAATGGTTATCTATTTTTGTAGAATAGGCAGAATTTCGGATGCTGATAGGTGGCTAAGGGATATGGTTGAGAGGGGTTTCGTGGTTGATAATGCCACCTGTACTTTGGTAATTAGTACATTTTGTGACAAGGGTCTTATGAATAGGGTCTTTTGGTATTTCAATAAATGGAATGAAATGGGTTTGAAACCAAATCTGATAAACTTTACATCTTTGATTAATGCATTGTGCAGGAGAGGTAGCATGAAACAAGCATTTGAGATGTTAGAGGAAATGGTTACAAAAGGTTGGAAACCAAATGTGTATACTCATACAGCATTGATTGATGGATTATGTAAAAAGGGGTGGACTGAAAAGGCATTCAGGCTATTTCTTAAGCTTGTTAGAAGTGATAATTATAAGCCAAATGTGCATACATATACTTGTATGATTAATGGGTACTGCAAAGAAGCGAAATTGAACCGGGCAGAGATGCTGCTGAGCAGGATGAAAGAACAGGGATTGGTTCCAAATGCAAACACATATACTTGTCTTATTGGTGCTCACTCTAAAACTGGGAACTTTGAAAGAGCATATGAATTGATGGAGGTGATGAGAAAAGAAGGAAGCACTCCTACTATCTTTACATATAATGCTCTTGTTGATAGCCTCTGCAAAAGAGGAAGGTTTCCAGAGGCTTATAAATTACTGAGGACGGGGCTAAAATCTGGATTGCAGGCTGATAGAGCGACGCATACCATTCTCATATCCGAGCTCTGTAGACAGGCAGATAGCAAGCAGGCCCTTGCATTTTTTAGTAGAATGTTCAAAGTTGGATTACAACCTGATATGCACACATATAATGTGCTAATTGGGGCCTTCTGTAGGCAGAAAAGAATGGAAGAAAGTGAGAAACTTTTTGAGGATGCTGTTAGATTGGGCTTGATCCCAACCAAGGAAACATACACTTCTATGATATGCGGGTACTGTAGAAATAGAAATGTTAGTTCCGCCTTCAAAATTTTCCGCAAAATGAAGGACAATGATTGCACACCTGATAGTGTTACCTATGGAGCTCTAATTAGTGGATTATGCTATGATTCCAAGCTAGATGAGGCTTGTCAATTGTATGAAACCATGATGGATAAGGGACTAAATCCATGTGAAGTTACTAGGCTGACATTGGCTTATGAATATTGCAAACAAGATGATTCTGCTACTGCTATGGTTCTTTTGGAGAGGCTAGAAAATAAACTCTGGATTCGGACAGTTAACACATTGATCAGGAAGCTTTGTAGTGAGAAGAAAGTAGGTGTCGCTGCATTATTCTTTCGTAAGCTATTGGACAGGGATCGGAATGTAGATCGAGTAACTTTAACTGCATTTACAACTGCGTGTTACGAGAGCAACAAATATACTCTTGTTTCAGACTTGACAGGAAGGATCTCTAGTGGAATTGGTTGA